The nucleotide sequence AATTAAGCTTGTATATGATTTCTTCAGTACTGACTCGCATGGACACTATACAGCACGGTGTAATATGTTCTGATTCTACTAACGGCTGGCTGGACACAGTCGACTCTGAAAGTCCCGTAAGAAGACTTACATTCAAGAACCTCATTGGCAGTGTCGCTgaagtattttataaaaaaatacttgccgtgatgatcttcatcaGAGGCCGCCTCTGGTCAATTATTGAGTATCTCAGCGGATGCTCGCAAGCGACTCTGCAGTGAGCACTCAGATATTGTGATGTTGTAATGTTCCATGGCATCAACACATTTAACTGATACTATGAGCCTGATCTGCAGAAAGTTTAAACGATTTTGTTTATGAACCTGGGACATTTGGTCTTGATCCCTCTCTCATAAAGCCATTTGTAGCTGCTGATTCAAGGCCCTCGAGCTCGGGGTGCTTTCTTAACGGCGCTCCCAACTTCTACGATGTTGTCCAGACTGGTTTTGAACCTTGCCCGAGGTCATGCAAGCCGCCTCTCCCAAAAGTTCtcatacttttttttattaccgCTAATGACAATCCGTATCATTAGTGAGAATGTATGCATTCAACTACAGCTTGCTTACCCTTGGCTCGGGATACGGCTTTGTAGAGTTTCAAAAGTTGATAGGGTGTAGTATTCGCAGGACTATTGACAGTTACGTGCTATTGCTTTTCAATGGCACGGTTCTGAGGGTAAACAGGAATTAATTCTCATTTGGATGACAAGCGTGCTAAAAAAGGGGTGGAATCCAACATAAATTCATAGTGATCATTCTAAAACAACCAAACCAAAACATCATTAAGGCGCTTAACTCCTGAGCAAGTCATGCATATCCGCGTCTATGCTCTCTCTGACAGACTAGCTGACGACCTCGGAATTGTTCTGAATCCACTGTTTGGTGTTGCATGGAATGTCCCGTTGATGCTTACAGCATCTTGAGACGATAGTGAAGAAAGAGGCAGAGGCTCTTGGCTGGGTTCAGGGGTTGTCAAGACATCAGCATGGCTCAAACTAATGGTGGTCGTGGTTGTGGTCAGAATGGCTGTAGTCTCTAACGCGAGAGGAGTTCCTTTAACAGTTTCTATCAAATGATTAGTGGAGTTCTCCAATCCGACCTAATTATGAATGCCCGAACCTGGTGTGCTTCCCTCATTGACACTCCCTTCCAAAGCAAGCTTTCCATCCTTGTTGAACGCTGCATTCGTGTCtgcgtcttcgtcttctttgaAAACATGGCCGGGGGCATTCAATGATGCAGTGGGTTGATTTGCATTAACAAACTCTGTGCGTACAGTAGTTACGAGGATGGTTGAAGACCTTGTAAGGACAGATGTGAACACGAGAGTTCTGAGGCTTAACGCTGTTGGCCCAGGTCTAGAAACAGAAGACGGATTTAGGAGTAGGGTTGGTGCTGCGAGCTGCTGAGAGTCTCCAGCCTTGATGTCTGGGGTGAAGGTGGCTTCTGTCTCTAACGCTGGGGCCGCTCCCTCGGCCTTTGCAGTTGCGGGAGAGTCTTCTGTTATCTGTGTCCCGGCTTCCGCTGCAGAGGCTTTGGAAGGATCTGCCTCTGGAGTAGGTACGAGGACGACAGTTATCGTGGTATCTTGTGCTGGCTCGCTCGCGGATTCGATCCTACTACCTGGTGTGCAGTTAGGTTTTCGACGTATGAGGGGCAGATCACTTACTTCTTCAACAcactcatcatctttggCACCGGATGGTCTCTGAGTTTCCTTCGTTGCTGAAGTACTAGTCTGCCCGCCAGAGCTGACATTGGTCGTGACCGTCTGGGCAATGGCATCGGGATTCTCGACAAATGCAACCCCGGGCGTAGTACTAGTGGCCCCAGTAACCTCCTTGACAGATGAGATACTAGGATCTTTGGCCTTGCCATTCTCTGTCGGTTTGACATCTTGTGCTGTGCTAGGTTGTCTTCCCGTCGAAGCCTGAAGCTCCCCAGTCGGTTGAGCAACAGTATTCTTGGGACTACCGCCTGATTCCACGACGTTCCCCTTTCCAGAAGCACTTGCAACCTTAGGAAGGGTCACGACAGCGCTGTTGCCAGGCAGTTTTTCAGCCTCAGGCTCGCTAGACGGATCAGTAGATTCGCCCTTTGCTGCCTGGTTGGGATTTGCAGCAGGCTGCGTCAGGTCAGTCTTTGCTTGCCTGTCGGTATCTATCTGCGATGCATCTAGTTGAGCTGAAGCGCCTGGAACCTGAGGCTCGACAATCGTGGCTGCGTTAGCCTGTGACGGCAACGGGGATCGTAGAGATGGGTCCGAAACTACAGGAGCTTCTGATGGACCCGAAGCAACTCCCGGTTGGGGAACACCAGCTTTGCCAGAGGGAGCAGGCTCTTCAGACTGTTCGCTACCAGTAGACTCATTAGAAGAACCTGCAGGTAATTGATCAGATTGGCCAGACTGGCCCCCCGACGAAGCGCCTGCCCCCAGAGTAGGCTGTTTGTCCGTCGCACCAGCTGGCATCATGTTGTTCACCTGCTCATGGAGTTTGTTGATCTGATCCAAAAGTTCCTGGAGGGCTTCCTCGGTAACCTCGACCATATCGCCCTGGTCTTCAACCAATCGCTTCACAAGGCCGAGAGTGTGGTGAAGTCCATGACCATGGTGTGATTCCCCAGGAAGCTCCTTGAAAGGTACCACCTTGAAAGATCGAGCCACTGGTTCACTGAAGACTACGCCTGGCAGTTTGAATGAAGCTTTGAGACGAGGGAGTAGGGCCGCATGGGTGAATGGGGTGGTAAGGAAGAGGTATGGTAGAAGGCAGAGAAGAATGTATAATCGAATCATTGTGTCGACTTGGTGGTGGAAAAGAACCGAATAAACAATGCGTGATGCTCTCCAGTCCATTGCTGGCTGACAGGTTGCCATGATATATCTTTTGTGACGGTCCTCGGGTTGTAGGGGAGCAACACATTCCACCTACTATCGTGATAGCAACGCTTGCCATGGTGTCTCAGTCTCGGGTGGGCATACAATGGCTGGATCAACACTTGTTGTTTCACCGCGGGCCAAGGAAGTTCTTCATTCCTGTGGTGAGTGGTCAATTTAGGTAGTATCACGCTTAGTTTTCATTGTAGACACCTCGAATGAATCATATGGATAGCTATGTAGCATGGTGATACGCCGAAGCAGGTATTCTTGATATTGTTGCCGAGTGCAGCCCGTCTGTCATGCTGATCGCTGCGGGGAATCGAGGCGATGCGCAGCGGAATCCTTTCTGGTGCATCATATGGATGACGGAAGTCAGAATTGGACACAAGATTTGTTTGGCGGAGTCGTGACGACGCTTGGGTCTTGGTCAGGTAATTTCTCGGTCGGGATTCTTCGACTAGGTAAGTTACCCAGGCACCAAACCACTAATGGATCTCGGTTGCACCGGGAGTTTGTTACAATCACAGGTGATAACTGCAACTACGCGATGTGGCATTTGCGGGACAAAGTTTGGACAGAGAAACCGAAAGCTTCAAAGGTAAATAAACACCTGTTGATCGATCGAAAATTTACTGTTATTCGCGTCTGCAAGGATCCTGAGGTCTTCGATGATTAAATGCACAAAGCAAAATTTCCAGGGACTTGACTGCTGGGAATCAGACCTGAATTCGCAGGTGACAGGCTAGAGAAATCCGAGTGGCAGTTGAAAAGCAATGGATGCCAAGGTATTCTGGAGGTGTATTGAATCGTACAGTTCCGCCACCCTGATTATTGCAGGGGCTTGCTGAGTGATATTGAGAGGACCCCATTTCTTGCTGGTTTTCCACCGTCATCGCGGGCTAAGGGAGGGCTATCACGAAAATGTGACTGATTGAGGGGGATAAAAAGGGTCGGATGGAAGTTGCAGTGTTCTACGAGTTGGTTGAGGTGAGTTTTGTTGATTTCATCGATATTTCAATCTATGTGAATATTGATCAGGGTCATAGTGACCATTACAGAGCATCGCAACATGAAGCCGTGAAAAGTTTTGTGTATATTTAGCGATCAAATGGCTATTGGCAAGGTGAGGCAATGAAATCCGTGCCTCTCTGGCGGTTAAAATACGTGGTGACCATCGCTGATGGATTACAGGGACAACTCGGGGGCTGAAGGCGATGAAGTGACCGTGGGAGCTCGATTGAAACGAGCTTTTGGTCGCTGAGTTCGCTCAGTCGCCTAGGAGGAGTGGAATAACAATAGAAGTCGAGGCGCTGCTTTGAGAGAGATTAAGGACATACCGGGGCCTTGATTGGCTGGAAAGTAGCGGTACCCCTGTCATGCGGTAGAAGTGGCACTAAGCCCCATCTGGTAACAGAGGAGACGGGCTGGAACCTGGGCCTGAAATCCCCAAGTTTGTTCGTCTGCCAATGCCACTGCCACTTGCTCTCGCTCCTGCTGCTCTGAGTGTGAAGAAACGCGGGAAATCAAACCAACCCAACCCATCCCAACCGATTTTTCCTCTCCTTGTGCGCCGCCTTCGGCCCCAGCACCAGAATCAAAAATGACAACAATACCAAGACCCCAACCGTACAAGACAAGGCTTTTGCCCTCTGTTCCATTACTTTCATTTCCATCCACTTTTCACCACCGCAaacccatcatcaccaccctgAAATCAATCCTGACCCGGCACCAGCCAGCCAGGCTGAATGAATGACAAACCGACCTGCAACTTACGTCTGTGATCGCAACTCAGCTCTTCCTAATAAATCTCCCACTACTCCTACTACTAAGACTCGCTCCACGCAAGCCCCAAAAGCCCACCACCCCTGACCACGTCTTGTCCACCACGGGATCACCACCGGGTCTTTGGTTATTTGCCGCCTCTCCCGTCACCAGTCCTTTCTCAAATCCTGCTCCTTTCCCTAACCTTCTTCCACTATCCTTCGCCGCTTGCAAatatcatcaatcatcaccACACATCACCTTTTCATCAGACAACCCTTCCTAGActacaccatcaccatcagctcTTTGTGACATCGACCTCTCTCAGCACCATGGCTCCTCAAGTCAAGTCCGCCGACGCGCGACGCAAGTCCAGCACCAAGGCCAGCTTGATTGTTACTCGCAAGGTGTCGCCCGACAAGCTGCGTGCTCTGCTCGCGCCCGACTCTATCAAGGAAGAATCTCCCTCCAAGGACTTCAAAGCCAACGCCGACTCATCTACCGATACCGTGTCCGCTTCTGGCTCGCAACCACCAGCCAGCAATACGAATGGCGACAATGCTTCAGACTCCAACGCCGCCACTCCTGTTCCTGACGCAACTCCCGCCGACGGGACACCGGCCCCGTCAGCCATGGGACCGCCTACCGATggagcgaagaagaagggcgtcAAGCGATCTGCCGCTGGCGCCAACGGTACAATAGATGGTGTCCCCAAGCCTCGAGGAAAGCCTGgccccaagaagaagccccGTCTGTAAGTTTTAGCCCCCACACATATTTGAACACTGGACTGACCACTACTCCCAGGGAGGACGGAACGATCGATCACTCAGGTTCTAAGCCTGCCGGAGGTCACAAGCTTGGGCCCAAAGCGAATCAAGGAGCTATCAACGCCGGACTTCGCGCTCTAGATCGCTCAGGCAAGCCCTGTCGCCGATGGGCCAAGGGAGGGTTCCAACTCAAGAGCTTCACTGGTGTGGCATGGGAGATCCCTCGCTGGGTGGCACCTCAAAAGAAGGCTCCCGAATCCAGCGCTGAGGACTCTACTGCTGCATCAGCCGAGGGCAGCAGTAAGGAGAATAAAGAAAACGGCCACGAGAGCAACAGTGCTAGCAATAGCAATACTGCTAATGACGTGGAGATGCAAAGTGTGCCCAGCAACCACGCCTCGTCGCCGGCACCTCTTGCTATTGCCGCTGCTTCATAAAAACCCACGCTACGATGCTACCTATTTTCCTTTTCATTTTACTCTGATACCAGAGAATGTTTTACAGCGCGAGATACTACGGGCGTTCTAGGTTGGCAGACGACTCATTCTTAGCCTGTCAGTGAGACTAAGATGCTCTCAGACAGAGCATGACCGTTCACTTATTCGAAATCTTTTATGTTTTTTTTCCACCAAAAAAGCGACGCTGGTGTCGCTGGGCGTTACGGAACAGCGAGGATGGAACGCTGCGGAAAAGGATTAGCATTAAACCGTACCAGGGCTGGCGGAGCATATATTTGATGTATAATTACTGTTACGATGGGGCAATATTAGATACCTATACTCTGGTAATTCTCTGAATTGAGCAATCAAATATGTGTTCTCTAAGAATAAATCCCATCTATGCTGTCTGTCATTCTGCCATACATGCGCCCGTAACTTGAAAGACGGGCGCTAATCCGTTGTTTGCTACGAATATTGTCTTGTCGCAGCCTACCTAAGTACTAACGTTAAATGCCAATAATTTCAGTCGCTAATGGCTCACCCCTTGAGATTACGCGCCACGTAGGTCTAAAAGAAGTTGACGCAGCGCAGATGCCATCTCGCGACAAACCCAAGTAGACGTCGTAGAAAG is from Fusarium musae strain F31 chromosome 4, whole genome shotgun sequence and encodes:
- a CDS encoding hypothetical protein (EggNog:ENOG41), whose amino-acid sequence is MIRLYILLCLLPYLFLTTPFTHAALLPRLKASFKLPGVVFSEPVARSFKVVPFKELPGESHHGHGLHHTLGLVKRLVEDQGDMVEVTEEALQELLDQINKLHEQVNNMMPAGATDKQPTLGAGASSGGQSGQSDQLPAGSSNESTGSEQSEEPAPSGKAGVPQPGVASGPSEAPVVSDPSLRSPLPSQANAATIVEPQVPGASAQLDASQIDTDRQAKTDLTQPAANPNQAAKGESTDPSSEPEAEKLPGNSAVVTLPKVASASGKGNVVESGGSPKNTVAQPTGELQASTGRQPSTAQDVKPTENGKAKDPSISSVKEVTGATSTTPGVAFVENPDAIAQTVTTNVSSGGQTSTSATKETQRPSGAKDDECVEEVSDLPLIRRKPNCTPGSRIESASEPAQDTTITVVLVPTPEADPSKASAAEAGTQITEDSPATAKAEGAAPALETEATFTPDIKAGDSQQLAAPTLLLNPSSVSRPGPTALSLRTLVFTSVLTRSSTILVTTVRTEFVNANQPTASLNAPGHVFKEDEDADTNAAFNKDGKLALEGSVNEGSTPGSGIHN